GAAAATACAtagtaatataattaattttcttttaccTTTAACTTAAAGTGTTAAATGATATAAATATAAAGCATCTAAAATCGaatcatataaattttttattatttcataactaccaactttataatttaaatatagaaaataattcaataattataaaattagacaaaattctaatttaaatagcCAAACCTCATTATTTCTCGAATTTCTAGAACTTTAAtcataaatagaaaaataatccATAAGTATAGAGTTTGGataaaaatcttaatttatttcaaatctaATTAATTgcctttaattatctttaataaaaataatttctaaaattaaaactataaataaatatataatttgagaTTGATTTAAAATAGGACTTTTTAAAAGTCTTGGATCTCACAATACTAATAAAATGAATTAATTTGTGAATTGTCATCTTATTAAAGACATTATTTTACACATGTTATATAGTATTGTATCATTAAGTTGGAAGTAATTATATTGTTTCACATTTATTGCATGAGTaaccatttaaaaaaaataaacataattaaataataattatttaaaaattttattataattaatccATTAAAATTGAACTCTGACTTTACATGTTATTTGACTTAGATAAAAGTAGATTTTGGAAGTgtaaaatttttgttattggTTGATTTTAGatacacaatttttttaatttctgtgTTGACTAAAATTTAGGTTGACTTATTGTTGCTAAAAGTTTTTTTCCTCTCAGAACCGATTTAGTCGATCATGCGCTAATTTTTGTTACTTCTCTGACAATacttataaatataaataaaatttagcattatttgaaaaattatatatgatGATTTTAGTTATTTCTCCTCCATGATACCATaagcatgcatgcatgcatttGAAAACAACATACATAACCATAAAAGAATAATCCCAAAAACAAAATCACAATAATCACATTAACACTACCCAAACCAAACAAAcgagaaaataaaaatcaaatccACTCTTGATTTGAACATTCTGGTTTTCTTGATTTCATGGTTTCGGTTGCAACATCCTTATTCAATAATGGACAACACCAGATCGAcgaaaggaggaggaggaggaggaggagggttGATGGCATGGAACGTATTCAAGTTTTGTACATGGCTACGTTGTCTCGGTTCAATCATGATCATCATCGTCCTATGCCTTGTTGGTGTCACCTATTATGTCGTTGTTGTTGCTAATTACGGCCCTACCCTCCTTCTCCATGGTTCCATAACCGCTTTCCTTATCCTTTTCCTCTTTCATGCATTGGTATATGATTCAATTGTTATTGTCCATTCTAAAACCGATCCAATTTTATATGATCCAATTATCTGGTAGAATAGTAAATTGTGATTTAACTAAGGGGTACGAATATGATGATATGTAATTATTTCAGTAAGTTCATTGCGTGTGTAGCTGGCGATGGTGTTATGGAGCTACTTCTCTGTTGTATTTACGGACCCTGGACATGTGCCTTTGAATTGGACCCCTAAATTTGATGAGGAAAAAGGTAGTGATGATCATGCAGATTTATTGCCGGAATCTGCAGTAGATGGTGGCCAAACACAACATTGTAAAATACGGTATTGTCGAAAGTGTAACCACTTCAAACCTCCTCGTTGCCATCACTGTTCTGTttgtgagtttttttttttaagttatataTATCACCTTATTATGTATGCTGTCTTGTTActgtatttattattaataatgacGTTGGTTTTAGGTGGGAGGTGCATTCTAAAGATGGACCACCATTGCATTTGGGTTGTAAACTGTGTGGGTGCATTCAACTataaatattttcttctttttgtggTATGTAACCTTGCCTTAGAATTTGGAAAGTAAATTAAACTACTTCATCTAAATACTATATATACATGCATGTTAATTGTTAGGGTAGAAAATGtattaaaagtatttattttgctttattGATGATTATCAACAATATTACATACTCAATAAATATTATCAGATGAATATTTAGTCAAAATAATTTATACTAATATTCATAAAAATTTATAGacataaaatacataaaatttacATACGAGTTAATATAacttgtatttatatttattaaaatttgtatatataaattagtaaaatttatttattaaaaataatttaaaatttgtactTACTAATGatcaaaattactaaaaatattgGCTCTAAGATTTTTTGATTGATTATTTTGGTTGTTTAATTTATCacttcaattatattttttaagaaaggAGTGTATTACTAGAAGAAAATTAAGATTAGTAATGCCTTTGCTATCACATTTTTCCCAAACAGCTTTACACATTTTTTGGGACAACACTTGTCACGGTCTCATTATTACCATATTTTTTGATATTCTTCACTGATGAAGAGATTTCTGGGTCGGCAACAACAATTATTCTATCTTTTGTTACATTTGGTAAGTGGTTGACAtatacatgtatatatatatatattatataaccGGTGGGTTCCTCCATTTCATGACCATACATTGTTGTTCTATGCATGCAGTTTTGAACTTGGCTTTTGCAATCAGCCttttagggtttatgattttGCATATTATACTTGTCATTGCTAATACTACTACCGTTGAGGTAACTACATactttttctcaaaattttatctgtTCATTTAGATATATACCTTTAGTACTTTATCTTCTAATTGgtattttaattatgaaaactttTGAAAATGAATTCACCAGCAGGGATTTGAGAAAAAATCTACTCCCAAATGGCATTATGACCTAGGTtggaagaaaaattttgaacagGTAATAATTAACAACACATGTTTCCTTAATCATTACAATTTGTTTATAAGGCATCCTTATATTCTAATCattattatcttatttaatttgcTTTAGCCTTCTAGGTATATTATATTTCGACTCATATATGTATAAGAGTTAGGTCAAGGAACATCACTCATCatttgtttttatcttttatttctatatcatTCAAACTTCTATAAATACACGTATAAAAAATTAGGTTTAGagattcttttttcttttttctcgtGATTATTATGTGCAATTTTAGGTTTCAAATCCATTGCCATAATTTTCTAATAGTatccaaagaaaataaaatatatcattttaaaaaagtggatggctattttttttttattctaagcTAATTATTTAACATGGATAAGTTTATAAAATTACTACATCAAAACAACATATGTGTCAAAATAAAATCCTTTTGATATAAATCGTTGGTTAATGTGAAAAATAATTgattaaatagtataaaattataataaaaaaaacatagaGAACTAACTTTGAATTACTCAATATTAGTCCATTTTAAAATTTAGGTCCATAATTTATGATTTAggattataaatttataatttaagatataaattatttaagataaacaaaatatttttaaaaaattgactgaaattaattgaaaaaagttGGTTACCTAATATCACTCTATAATAGATTACTTTATGTCAAACTAATAAGTGATGATCTAAATATGAAAGTTCCTTAAGGTTTAGAGaatgggggttgaatctatggcCTTCTTTAACTTTGAATAATTAAGCCTTAAACACAGAATTTTGAACTTGATTTCTGTTAGGTTTGCGCAGTGGATCGGATAATTCAGGAGACAATTTCATTTTGTCTCATAAAAgccaaaaaataaaactaaagcagagaggaagaagatgataCAGCCATGTATTCTGGTTCAGTTGCCTTGTAAAATGCAACTTACATCCAGTAGTCTAGTGAAATTTTGACTATACTccaagtattacatacaccaatttcctAGGACTCAACGTAATCCTATTTGGACACACACGTTTCAACATAAACTTGACTTAGTTATGCTAATACCTAGACTCACCACACTAAGTGTTTACCCAACTTAGCAAGCGATATCTCTCAAGTACATGACACAAGACAGAAAATACAACCAAAAAGAAATCTGAAGTCATTCTTgtcttttctctcaagtgtttcTCTCAGCCTTTTTCACCCCAAGGCTTTTTCTCAATgtctctctttcttgccttttaCCTCTCAAAGAAAACTAACAAAGATATACATTGAAACAGAAATACAAAAtagtaaaacatgaaggagatgaTGAATAACACTCTTGACTTTATGAATTGAACCAAGCCTCAGAACTTATAACTTTGCTATTCATCTTAGCAGAATGCTCCCTTTAGTGTAGGTGCACTGCTTCCGAGACTACTTCAAACTTAATAGTGAGGATTCACTCTTTGCTCTCTCTTTCGAATTCTCTCTCCTAGAGCTCTGATGAGATTCAATTTTCCTTTTTGTACCTTAATCAGAGCGATGGTTAGGATTCCTCACAAGTCAACTTCTTGGACCTTGGTCTTTCAAAAATCAtcccttctctttcttcaatCAACCCCCAAAAGTTAGGGATTTGAAATCAATTTCTTGGCTTATCTGAGGAGTGCAGAATAGCAGAGATTTATTTTCTCCGTGATAATCTCACATCCAAATCCTTTAAAATGTGCTTTGTCTTCAAGTAATAACTTTAACCGTTGATTCACAGCAGAGATAATCAACCatcattttctttattttcttttaaatggCATTGCATAGAGTATGAGAAGAAGTGTAGAAATAAACTTGCATGCAAAATGAAATTATTTACCTTTAATCGCTGACTCAGTGTAACATGCtttttgatttgtttgattagACCCTTGCTTTTTTTATgagctttctttttctttcttctctggtGTATGTGAGAAGCTCTCtttcctctctttctctttcaaaTGTTTACCCGATTTGAAGCATGCTTAAACTTAACCTTATtgaaaatttttctttgtttcaatTTTCATTGGCCTTAGTTATGGATTTAATATCCATTCAACACATTTAAttgctttattttatttgtttgggCTGCTACTCAATTATTTGGGCCTGCATCACTTAAATGAACCACTCAAACCCAATTGGCTGTTTAACTCAATAAattaatgtttgtcatcatcattattaaattaatttgcaTTCTTGACTCAACAATCTCTCCCTTAATGACAAACATAATTTCAAATGATAGAATCAAAAGAATTGAATTAGATAATATTAAGGCACTTCCCTTTGATGACATTTAGTAGTTTTGATGTGCTCCCACTTTTTGTCTCAGAGGTTGTCCCCCTCGCCTTGTGCCCATCTTTTGTTTCCTATTAAAATACCCACATAGAGAACACAATGCACAATATATAGAGAGCACAATTTTTCACAGTATATACAAGCTTTTACAAACAAATTTTGATACAACATTTTCAACCAATGAAACCAAGCATCTGATCATGGTCCAAGTGTATCGTCATCAATacttgtttaaaaaataatgtaacAGTTATCAAGAAACAGAGCAATCATCAAGAATTCCAAACCATAGTACAAGAAAATTAATCATTTCAAAACATAACGCAAAGCCAAAATAGAGCATGAAAGAATTATTCCAAAATAAGGTATGCCACATTACCTgcaacaaaacaaaaattatgAAATCTAAAAATTCTAAACTATTCAATTCTACTTCTACTTCTACTattcccccttttgtcatcaagaaAGAAGCTAGAAGCAATGGAAGCCTGCAAAAAATGATTAGAGTTCCAAGTTTATAGAAACTTGATTAAAACCAAAGGCAAAATATAACCGTTGTAAATGTTTACAgtcattcaaaataaaatagagtCTAATACAAACTACGATAGTTCCAAAAGACAAATATCTAAATAACAGAGACCAGGAACTAGAGACATCCTCAAGCATCCGAACCATCCTCGTTAGAATCAAGTGGTTCTTCTGGGTCAGTGGCCATTGTTTCTTCCTCATTAATGTTGTCAACATACTTCATAAGGACAACCACTCTGTCTCTTGACTTTCTAAGGGCATTTTCATGTTTGACCAGAAGCTTCCGttcttgtttgcttgtagacaTTAGATGGTTGGATAAGTTCACAAATTCTTGTATAACATCCTTTACAACTCCAAAAAAGAGTGATTTGTGACCAGTTGAGGCTGAGGTTCTTAAGGTAGAGGGAGGATGAGTGTCATCGAgttcatcatcattatcatcatcaagaaCTATCTTTTTAGTTCTTGTAGGCCCCTTCTTGTGTTGCTTCACTGAATCACCTTCTTTTAGATATGAGTGTCTATTTTCATATGATTCATTTGTAAGGTCAATACCAAATTGTTCAAATATACAAGTTAAAAATATGCCATAAGGAAGAGCCACATTTTTGTCACTCCTTATGCAGTCAAACATATGCCTCACCATTAAATATGCAAAAGAGATTTCAGTTTTAGTTATGATAGCATATAAAACCAATGTAACACAGAAAGATACCCTCTAATATGAGCCACTTTGAGGTAGAATAATGTGGTTTACTATATGATGCAACTGCGCATGAAGAGGGTTGAGGGATTTGTGAGTAGGTGTAAGGACATCAATCAGAGAAATGTTCTCACACACATGAGCTAGAGCATCTTTATATAAAACACCCAACCCCTTATCCTACTTACCCGCAGTATAAGCACAGACACCAACATCAGTGTATTCTACAGAGTCACTAATGCATTCACTATTCAACACAATTTCATGACTTTTGACATATGAGTGAATACTTCCCTCATGGTAGGTCAGATTTGCATAAAACTCTCAAATTAAAATTGGGTAAACAggctttttaattttgaaaaattgattctAGTCCAAAAATTCAagatttttaacaaatttaaaacCTTTCTTTTTCAGATTTGGTAAGTTAGTTAAAAAAAGTGGGGCATATGGGACAATGAACAACACCACCTTCATAAAAGTCATGGTTCATGGCTGAGCAAAAACGGTGAAGGTTGTAGTTGGAGTGGGAGGTCATAAACTGAGATTTGTGTTCAAAAGGATCAATATTGTGAGGCTCCTTAACTGATTTAAGAGGGATACGAAGATTACCTCTTTGTGGACGTTGAAGGACTGACCTAGGCTTAGGTCTCGAGGGTTCAAGAGCAGGGTTCCTCTGCAACAGGACGCTTCCCCTTCGAAGTGCTCGACCGAAAAGGAGCACTAGGTAGAGCCGTTGGCTTGGAAAACGAGGGCACCTCAAAGTAGATTTGGTTCGAGCCATCGGATCTGTGCGTTGAGGAGACAGCGAAGGAGTGGGTGAAGGAGTAAATGTGGGATCCTTTGAATGTGAGAAGGTTCTTGGTTTTTCAGGGTTTTGAGGAAGTTGAGTGAGAGAAACCTCTACAAGTGGCAGTTTTATTTCTCATCATTAAGTGAAGAAGGATTTTGCAAATATCAAAACAATGATAATAGTGGAAAAACTGAAGAGGTTATGCAAGGAGTTAATAAGAGAGAAGTTTGGTAAGTGCAATAAGAAAGAGGTTTCTTAAAAATATGAATGTGCAGAACCTATGACTACTCTTTAAAAAGACTTGACatcatgttaaaaatattttatttaaaataaattaaataaagagaataaaacaaaattaaaagaaaaccttttcaaataaaAGACAAAATAGAAAAGCTCACAAACCAAATGTAACACTCATTAGGCCCAAAGTTGGTGATGCATGAGGAAACACAATAGACCACACAAAATCTAAACTAGAGGGTTGATCCAGATGGTTCAGAACTTTGCCGTTGAACCCCAGAACCACGTTTCTGAAACATACTTCTTCACTTACCCAGAATTGTCTTTTCTCGACCAGAGagacaaaaaaatttcaaccaaCTTATCAGTAAGGCTAAAACAGGAAACCATAACTCAGAATGCCGATATTAGTTCTTAGTTTACAGAATCTGTCCTCAGCTAGAGGTTTAGTGAAAATATCAGCTAGTTGATCCTCTGATTTAATAAATTGAATGCTTATATTGCCCTTTTGAACATGTTCTCTCATTGAGTAAAATCTCACTTCAATATGTttagttcttgagtgcaaaacaagatttttgtaaatatttatgGTACTCATGTTGTCACACAACAAGGGAATATTTTTGGCATTCAATTTATAATCAGTAAGTTGAGTTTTCATCCAAAGCAACTGAGAACAGCAAGAAGAAGCAGCAATATATTCAGCTTCAGCAGTGGAAAGAGCCACTGTTGACTGTTTCTTGCTAGACCAGACATTTAAATATCTTCCCACAAAGTAGCAAATGCCAGATGTATGATGAGGGAAAATTGGATTTTCAcacaatctaaccggcaagtgtaccgcgtcgcatcaagtaataataatttacaagagtgaggtcgatcccacaggaaTTGAAGGATTGAACAACTGTAGTTAGATGATGAATTTAGTCAAGCTGATATGAATGAAGGGGGTAATTTGTGAtcgacagaaagtaaattgcaagaattctAAATGGCATAATGTAAATTGGCAagaagtaaatggcagaaaattTAATTCGACTGGAACTTAAggtgcaagaaattaaaagtcctgaatcttaaagtgcaagaaaaataaataggtgaatcttaaagtgcaggAATTAAAAGTGCAGAAATACTAAATAACAAGGAAACTTAAATTTCATGAATAAAAAGGGATTTGGGTATTGGGAATTAAACAGAACTAATAAATGTAACTTTCAGCAAGTGCAGAGGAATTAAAGTGAAGGAAATTCAAAGAAAGTGATTCATCAGGGATTGGAGATActataatccttcatgaatCAATTGGTTCTCAACTCCTTTCTCAATCATCTAGTAGATCTATGGCGGAGtgaaattgattggatcccaattctttggcaatccaatctctcaaatcacaatcaatcttgcaaattccttgatctaattgtcatgagaagaggttaagtaCAAATCTCTCATCCATAAGCCACATTATCTCTCAATATTTCAATTCCTCCCGAATGGTGTTGATCAAGAGAGTAGTGAAGGATAGAGCTCCAATTCTAATGCAAGTGAAAACCCTTCCGAGGCTCACACAAGCAGTCATGAATTCAACCTCCTTCAAAAGTGAAGAATTCTAAACCAAAACAGAAGGTACCCAATAGCTACAAAGATGAattgtgaagaagaagaattttatTGATTCATgggaattacaatagagctcctcctCCTAATAAAATTGGGGGTTAGTTTATCATTGCTCTAgtaccaaaaaaagaaaataaattgcagaagaagaagaagaacatcGAAGAAATTCAACTCAGATCTAAATTCTTAAGGAAAAACTAAAAGGAAGCTAAAAATGAAAAATCATAAGAGAGtccgaaaaaaaaagattttttatgaaattgtatgttcttctatttatacactttctaattTTTGTCATCCCAGTACTTGGAGTGGGCTTTCTGGCCTTTGACGAAACGGATCAGAATAGGTCCTCATTTGGTGTGGTTGGGAGCTTTCTTCAGGAGAATGTAGCATTCTCAGAGTGAACGCTGCGTTTATTCACTAACGCGTGCGCGCCCTTGgtgcgtgcgcgtccctgaCGTTTTTCCTTATCGACGAGTGCGCGTACTGCGTGCGTGCGCGTCCATGGTAGCATTCATTAACTGAACACTACGTTCGCGCCATGAACGctctccacgcgtgcgcgtcctgtGTGCATGCGCGTGGATGATAAAACTTCGCTTCTGCGCCCAGCGCCATGTACGCGTCTGTGCCCATCACCACACTTGTCATATCGATGtgtgcgcgtcatgcacgcgtgCATGTCAATGCTCCTCTTCGAATTCAAACTCTGAAAGTATCGCAGGTGTTCGCTCCAAGTGAATATAGCGTTCATTTCTTATGAA
Above is a genomic segment from Arachis stenosperma cultivar V10309 chromosome 1, arast.V10309.gnm1.PFL2, whole genome shotgun sequence containing:
- the LOC130970727 gene encoding probable protein S-acyltransferase 14, coding for MAWNVFKFCTWLRCLGSIMIIIVLCLVGVTYYVVVVANYGPTLLLHGSITAFLILFLFHALLAMVLWSYFSVVFTDPGHVPLNWTPKFDEEKGSDDHADLLPESAVDGGQTQHCKIRYCRKCNHFKPPRCHHCSVCGRCILKMDHHCIWVVNCVGAFNYKYFLLFVLYTFFGTTLVTVSLLPYFLIFFTDEEISGSATTIILSFVTFVLNLAFAISLLGFMILHIILVIANTTTVEGFEKKSTPKWHYDLGWKKNFEQVFGTNKWYWFIPAYSKEDLRRMPELQGLEYPTQFDVESLQKL